A portion of the Betta splendens chromosome 2, fBetSpl5.4, whole genome shotgun sequence genome contains these proteins:
- the LOC129603780 gene encoding mucin-5AC-like encodes MEQLHTSLMTVNMMSLKCSAVFCRQYVTTTTTTTKTLTEVEVVVEFNDHAAPGETPQASDVAKTLGNAVSNLNNTFNLTVDSTTIQAVVLNETNPTAVVPNLTTTEATQQTPISATPAPTTETTAATSTASGTTTFVLVSAVLNTPYEPQLNDSSSVEFKTLETEVVQIVSTMSKWLRGFINAQVDEFNVTILIIVFR; translated from the exons ATGGAGCAATTGCACACATCATTAATGACTGTCAATATGATGTCCTTgaaatgttctgctgttttttgcagacaatatgtcacaacaacaacaacaacaacaaagactcttactgaagtagaagtggtggttgagttcaatgaccatgctgcacctggagaaaccccacaggctagtgatgtggcaaaaacattaggaaatgctgtgtccaatctcaacaacaccttcaatctcactgttgaTTCCACTACCATCCAAGCAGTTG tattgaaTGAAACAAATCCAACAGCTGTGGTCCCCAACCTGACTACTACGGAAGCCACTCAACAAACACCCATCAGTgctacaccagctccaacaacagagactacagcagctacttcgactgcttcaggaaccacaacatttgttcttgtctcagctgtcttgaatacaccatatgaaccacaactcaatgacagcagcagtgttgagttcaagactcttgaaacagaagttgtacaaattGTGAGTACCATGTCAAAATGGTTACGTGGCTTCATAAATGCCCAAGTGGATGAATTCAACGTGACAATCTTGATtattgtatttagataa
- the LOC129603063 gene encoding mucin-5AC-like, which translates to MEQLHTSLMTVNMMSLKCSAVFCRQYVTTTTTTTKTLTEVEVVVEFNDHAAPGETPQASDVAKTLGNAVSNPNNTFNLTVDSTTIQAVVLNETNPTAVVPNLTTTEATQQTPISATPAPTTETTAATSTASGTTTFVLVSAVLNTPYEPQLNDSSSVEFKTLETEVVQIVSTMSKWLRGFINAQVDEFNVTFLTIVFR; encoded by the exons ATGGAGCAATTGCACACATCATTAATGACTGTCAATATGATGTCCTTgaaatgttctgctgttttttgcagacaatatgtcacaacaacaacaacaacaacaaagactcttactgaagtagaagtggtggttgagttcaatgaccatgctgcacctggagaaaccccacaggctagtgatgtggcaaaaacattaggaaatgctgtgtccaatcccaacaacaccttcaatctcactgttgaTTCCACTACCATCCAAGCAGTTG tattgaaTGAAACAAATCCAACAGCTGTGGTCCCCAACCTGACTACTACGGAAGCCACTCAACAAACACCCATCAGTgctacaccagctccaacaacagagactacagcagctacttcgactgcttcaggaaccacaacatttgttcttgtctcagctgtcttgaatacaccatatgaaccacaactcaatgacagcagcagtgttgagttcaagactcttgaaacagaagttgtacaaattGTGAGTACCATGTCAAAATGGTTACGTGGCTTCATAAATGCCCAAGTGGATGAATTCAACGTGACATTCTTGActattgtatttagataa
- the LOC129603064 gene encoding mucin-5AC-like produces the protein MEQLHTSLMTVNMMSLKCSAVFCRQYVTTTTTTETLTEVEVVVEFNDHAAPGETPQASDVAKTLANAVSNLNNTFNLTVDSTTIQAVVLNETNPTAVVPNLTTTEATQQTPISATPAPTTETTAATSTASGTTTFVLVSAVLNTPYEPQLNDSSSVEFKTLETEVVQIVSTMSKWLRGFINAQVDEFNVTFLTIVFR, from the exons ATGGAGCAATTGCACACATCATTAATGACTGTCAATATGATGTCCTTgaaatgttctgctgttttttgcagacaatatgtcacaacaacaacaacaacagagactcttactgaagtagaggtggtggttgagttcaatgaccatgctgcacctggagaaaccccacaggctagtgatgtggcaaaaacattagcaaatgctgtgtccaatctcaacaacaccttcaatctcactgttgaTTCCACTACCATCCAAGCAGTTG tattgaaTGAAACAAATCCAACAGCTGTGGTCCCCAACCTGACTACTACGGAAGCCACTCAACAAACACCCATCAGTgctacaccagctccaacaacagagactacagcagctacttcgactgcttcaggaaccacaacatttgttcttgtctcagctgtcttgaatacaccatatgaaccacaactcaatgacagcagcagtgttgagttcaagactcttgaaacagaagttgtacaaattGTGAGTACCATGTCAAAATGGTTACGTGGCTTCATAAATGCCCAAGTGGATGAATTCAACGTGACATTCTTGActattgtatttagataa